One genomic segment of bacterium includes these proteins:
- a CDS encoding sodium-translocating pyrophosphatase, with protein MSSQHLAILYVVLASAIIALLYGAYLRAKVLRQEQGPQEMVRVAQAIQEGAIAYLSRQFKALIIFIIVITVGLFFVYRPVYPDNIFIPIGIALAFLLGSLASFSAGYVGMTLAVQGNVRVANAALQSFKKALELAFQAGTVSGMFTVGLGLLGATLIFLLFKENAMKVLVGFGFGGCLVALFMRVGGGIYTKAADVGADLVGKVEAGIPEDDPRNAAVIADNVGDNVGDCAGMAADVFESYEVTLVAAIILAVGCLADPAFHRHFADPTLFALKLVLYALMVRAVGVFSSIIGTWSVRARDEAMGDPMRPISMGYWTSALVSVVGFFLLSYFYLNDIRFGIASTIGILLALATMALTNYFTHPDKNPTTETAYSTRTGAATMLLTGMASGIESSVWAILSIAATIILSMIIFPESVALGAYGIALAGLGLLTTTGFILAMDTYGPITDNANGIFEMSGVRPPEGSQAGRIVAWLDAIGNTTKALTKGLAIATAVIAAISLFRSFTEEAQLLHTGIQVNIPSVFVGLLIGGAVPFLFSSFAIKAVGRAAFKVVEEVRRQFREIPGLMEGKAKPEYGRCVDIVTAEAQKELIGPAILAIATPIFVGFSLGAGGLGGYLAGAILTGQLLAVYMANTGAIWDNAKKKIEDGYLGGKGTEYHKAAVIGDTVGDPLKDTAGPAINPLIKVMNLVGILIAPMVIKEMAVGVKVVVAVLAVVALAVAVWMSKRGGLAEEARAAGAVAGNPEKKE; from the coding sequence ATGAGCAGTCAGCACTTGGCCATCCTCTATGTAGTCCTTGCTTCCGCTATAATCGCCCTCCTTTACGGCGCCTATTTGAGGGCGAAAGTTTTGAGGCAGGAACAAGGACCACAAGAGATGGTAAGGGTCGCACAAGCTATTCAGGAGGGAGCGATAGCTTACCTATCCCGCCAGTTCAAGGCGCTCATCATCTTCATAATCGTCATAACCGTTGGTCTCTTCTTCGTCTACCGTCCCGTCTATCCCGATAACATCTTTATCCCCATAGGAATAGCCCTGGCTTTCCTATTGGGCTCCCTCGCTTCCTTCAGCGCTGGCTATGTGGGAATGACCTTGGCAGTGCAAGGTAATGTGCGAGTTGCTAACGCCGCCCTCCAATCCTTCAAAAAGGCTCTGGAACTCGCCTTCCAAGCGGGAACTGTTTCCGGGATGTTCACCGTTGGCTTGGGGCTCCTGGGAGCCACGCTCATCTTCCTTTTATTCAAAGAAAACGCTATGAAGGTTTTGGTGGGATTCGGATTCGGGGGATGCCTCGTAGCCCTTTTCATGAGAGTAGGTGGAGGGATTTACACAAAAGCAGCTGATGTCGGCGCGGATTTGGTTGGAAAAGTAGAAGCGGGGATTCCCGAGGACGACCCGAGAAACGCCGCTGTAATCGCCGATAATGTTGGAGATAATGTGGGAGACTGCGCCGGTATGGCAGCGGATGTCTTTGAATCCTATGAGGTGACCCTCGTCGCTGCCATTATCTTGGCGGTCGGCTGCCTCGCCGACCCAGCTTTCCACCGCCATTTCGCCGACCCCACCCTCTTCGCACTCAAGCTCGTCCTCTACGCTCTAATGGTAAGAGCAGTTGGCGTCTTCTCCTCCATAATAGGAACATGGTCCGTGAGAGCAAGAGACGAAGCGATGGGAGACCCTATGCGTCCCATCTCTATGGGCTACTGGACATCGGCGCTCGTCTCCGTGGTCGGGTTCTTCCTCCTCTCCTACTTCTATCTCAACGATATTCGCTTCGGCATTGCCTCAACAATCGGTATCCTCCTCGCCCTTGCTACAATGGCGCTCACCAACTACTTCACTCATCCTGACAAAAACCCTACAACCGAAACAGCTTATTCCACCCGCACAGGCGCAGCTACTATGCTCCTCACCGGTATGGCGAGCGGTATTGAGAGCTCCGTTTGGGCTATTCTATCTATTGCCGCAACCATAATCCTTTCAATGATTATCTTCCCTGAAAGCGTTGCGCTGGGCGCCTATGGAATAGCCCTTGCAGGTTTGGGTCTATTGACCACCACGGGCTTCATCCTCGCTATGGATACTTATGGTCCGATTACAGACAATGCAAATGGCATATTTGAGATGTCAGGCGTTCGCCCACCGGAGGGCTCTCAGGCAGGAAGGATAGTTGCCTGGCTCGACGCGATAGGAAACACAACAAAGGCTCTCACTAAAGGGCTTGCAATAGCAACTGCCGTAATAGCCGCTATCTCCCTCTTCCGCTCCTTCACCGAGGAGGCACAACTACTCCATACTGGTATCCAAGTCAACATACCTTCCGTCTTTGTAGGTCTCCTTATCGGTGGAGCTGTTCCCTTCCTCTTCTCATCCTTTGCTATAAAGGCAGTGGGAAGAGCTGCCTTTAAGGTTGTTGAGGAAGTAAGGAGGCAGTTCAGGGAGATTCCTGGATTGATGGAGGGGAAAGCGAAGCCTGAATATGGACGATGCGTTGATATAGTTACCGCCGAGGCACAAAAGGAACTGATTGGACCTGCCATTCTCGCCATTGCTACCCCCATCTTCGTTGGGTTCAGCCTTGGTGCGGGTGGACTTGGAGGCTATCTCGCAGGAGCGATATTAACTGGTCAGCTCTTGGCTGTCTACATGGCAAACACCGGCGCGATTTGGGACAACGCAAAGAAGAAGATAGAGGACGGCTATCTCGGTGGCAAGGGGACGGAGTATCATAAAGCGGCTGTTATCGGAGACACCGTTGGCGACCCTCTAAAGGATACAGCTGGTCCGGCGATAAACCCCTTGATAAAGGTTATGAACTTGGTGGGCATATTGATTGCTCCTATGGTCATAAAGGAGATGGCTGTTGGGGTGAAAGTAGTAGTTGCGGTATTGGCAGTCGTAGCCTTAGCGGTAGCTGTGTGGATGAGCAAGCGTGGAGGCTTGGCGGAGGAAGCAAGGGCAGCAGGAGCAGTAGCTGGTAATCCAGAAAAGAAAGAGTAA
- a CDS encoding serpin family protein gives MRSFLLLLLFPLVFGGADGMLSSDSQSVKAVVESNNRFALKLYLFYREKYKDDNIFFSPFSISSAFSILYEGARGRTAEEIRNVFLFPSQSDVRRGGYLSLYEEMNKPGKKYELALANALWVQKDYRFLKEYLNLIKEYYGGKATNLDFRRDPEGSRKVINEWVEKTTKEKIKDLLPKGSIDSLTRMVITNAIYFKGLWIFPFDKKKTSDADFKISPGEIVKVKMMSLPRPQRFNYAETEDLQILEMLYEGEELSMLVLLPKENSLEKLEKKLSLENLNKWRDMLQSREVLVYLPKLKIERKYAMVDDLKKMGMPSAFDPSKADLSGLTGKRDLFVTCVYHQAYVDINEEGTEAAAATGIVVGRTAVEKRIIFRADHPFIFLIQDRRNGNILFMGRVYNPTK, from the coding sequence ATGAGGAGTTTTCTTCTTTTGCTTCTTTTCCCCCTCGTTTTCGGAGGGGCAGATGGGATGCTTTCCTCCGACTCCCAAAGCGTTAAGGCGGTCGTTGAGTCTAACAATCGCTTTGCCCTTAAGCTTTATCTCTTTTACAGGGAGAAGTATAAAGATGACAACATATTTTTTTCTCCCTTCAGCATATCCTCTGCCTTCTCAATCCTTTATGAGGGAGCGAGGGGAAGAACCGCTGAGGAGATAAGAAATGTGTTTCTCTTTCCCTCTCAGTCAGATGTGAGAAGGGGAGGGTATCTTTCCCTCTATGAGGAGATGAACAAGCCTGGTAAGAAGTACGAGCTCGCCCTTGCTAACGCTCTCTGGGTCCAGAAGGATTATCGGTTCTTGAAGGAATATCTGAATTTGATTAAGGAATATTATGGTGGGAAAGCGACGAATTTGGATTTTCGGAGAGACCCTGAGGGCTCACGAAAGGTAATTAACGAATGGGTTGAAAAGACGACGAAGGAGAAGATAAAGGATTTGCTCCCAAAAGGGAGCATAGATTCGCTAACGAGGATGGTTATAACTAACGCGATTTATTTCAAAGGGTTATGGATTTTCCCTTTTGATAAGAAAAAGACAAGCGATGCGGATTTCAAGATAAGCCCTGGGGAAATAGTGAAGGTTAAGATGATGAGCTTGCCTCGTCCTCAGAGATTCAATTACGCCGAGACGGAGGACCTTCAGATATTGGAGATGCTATATGAGGGAGAGGAGCTTTCCATGCTCGTTTTGTTGCCGAAGGAAAATTCGCTTGAGAAGTTGGAGAAGAAGTTGAGCTTGGAGAATCTAAATAAGTGGAGGGACATGCTTCAAAGCAGGGAAGTACTGGTTTATTTACCCAAGCTGAAGATTGAGAGGAAATATGCGATGGTTGATGATTTGAAAAAGATGGGGATGCCAAGCGCCTTTGACCCCTCAAAGGCTGACCTATCGGGACTCACTGGGAAGAGGGATTTGTTTGTAACGTGTGTTTACCATCAGGCTTATGTTGATATAAATGAAGAAGGGACGGAGGCAGCGGCTGCCACAGGGATAGTGGTTGGGAGAACAGCTGTGGAGAAGAGGATAATCTTTCGTGCCGACCACCCCTTCATATTCTTGATTCAGGATAGGAGGAATGGGAATATCTTGTTCATGGGCAGGGTTTACAATCCCACAAAATAG
- a CDS encoding serpin family protein, producing the protein MVRNFLSSLLLLFLALGLICEASSPKLQNIKAVIEANNRFAFDLYHLYSQKYKEENIFFSPLSISSAFSMLYEGARGETAEEIRKAFHLPGQVDVLRDGYLSLYEETKKPKEYELTLANALWVQMGYPFLKEYLSVVERYYGGKATNLDFRGDPKGSRQIINEWVEEKTKGKIKNLVPEGSINPETTRLAITNSLYFKGLWLNPFDTELTKEAYFKISPQKKVKVMMMCTHGPWSFQYAETKDLQILEMEYKGEGISMLVLLPKGYSLAKLEGMLNWENLKKWRGMLRKEDLMVYFPRFKMEKRYQMVDDLKRLGVISVFEPAEADLSGLDGKRDLFVSRVFHSAKIEVNEAGTEAAAATIVFAEGEFEVKTFRADHPFVFIIQNNNTGNILFIGRVYNPEK; encoded by the coding sequence ATGGTGAGGAATTTTCTTTCTTCTCTACTTCTTCTTTTCCTAGCTCTCGGTTTGATTTGCGAAGCATCCTCCCCAAAACTGCAAAATATAAAGGCTGTAATTGAGGCTAACAATCGTTTTGCCTTTGACCTTTACCACCTATATAGCCAAAAATACAAAGAAGAGAATATATTCTTTTCTCCACTCAGCATCTCAAGTGCCTTCTCAATGCTCTATGAGGGGGCGAGAGGAGAGACAGCTGAGGAGATAAGAAAGGCGTTCCATCTGCCCGGTCAGGTGGATGTTTTAAGGGACGGCTATCTTTCGCTATACGAGGAGACGAAAAAGCCAAAGGAATACGAGCTAACATTAGCGAATGCTCTTTGGGTTCAAATGGGTTATCCCTTTCTAAAGGAATATCTGAGCGTTGTAGAAAGGTATTATGGAGGTAAGGCAACGAATTTGGATTTTCGGGGAGACCCTAAGGGTTCTCGTCAGATAATAAACGAGTGGGTTGAGGAAAAAACAAAAGGAAAAATAAAGAATCTGGTTCCTGAGGGAAGCATAAATCCAGAGACCACAAGACTCGCAATCACGAACTCGCTTTACTTTAAGGGTTTGTGGCTTAATCCTTTTGACACTGAACTTACCAAGGAAGCCTATTTTAAGATTAGCCCCCAAAAGAAGGTCAAGGTAATGATGATGTGCACTCATGGTCCCTGGAGTTTTCAATATGCTGAGACGAAGGACTTACAGATATTGGAGATGGAGTATAAGGGGGAAGGGATTTCTATGCTCGTTTTGTTGCCCAAGGGTTATTCCCTTGCAAAATTGGAGGGAATGCTTAATTGGGAGAATCTGAAGAAATGGAGGGGAATGCTTCGAAAGGAGGACCTAATGGTTTACTTCCCGAGGTTCAAGATGGAGAAAAGATATCAGATGGTTGATGACCTTAAAAGGTTAGGGGTGATTAGTGTCTTTGAGCCTGCAGAAGCTGACCTTTCTGGTTTAGACGGGAAGAGGGACCTTTTTGTCTCAAGGGTTTTTCATTCCGCAAAGATTGAGGTAAATGAGGCGGGGACGGAGGCGGCGGCAGCGACTATTGTTTTTGCCGAGGGCGAATTTGAAGTGAAAACATTCCGCGCCGACCATCCCTTTGTTTTCATAATTCAGAACAATAACACGGGAAATATCTTGTTTATAGGGAGAGTTTATAATCCGGAAAAATAA
- the carA gene encoding glutamine-hydrolyzing carbamoyl-phosphate synthase small subunit — MEKAYLVLEDGTVFAGKPLGKRGTVAGEVVFNTSMTGYQEILTDPSYAGQIVTMTYPLIGNYGTNNDDMQSRRVWASGFVVREACPLPSNFRAENRLEEFLIKWDVIGVEGVDTRELTRKLRSYGVMMGAISSEMDPDSLLEWLSNQPRYDEQDFVRIVTTPQPYEWKAEGEERFRLAILDCGVKYNIPKILASLGCTSTIYPAFTSAEEILSGGYDGIVFSPGPGDPAKLGYVIETIKKLLGKKPILGICLGNQLLGWALGGRTFKLKFGHRGGNHPVKDLRTGRVHITSQNHGYAVDPDSIKGSGAMVSHINLNDGTVEGLMHPELKIISTQYHPEAAPGPRDNIYIFREFLKMIEGGYA; from the coding sequence ATGGAGAAAGCTTATCTGGTCTTAGAAGATGGGACGGTCTTCGCCGGCAAGCCCCTTGGCAAAAGGGGAACTGTAGCTGGTGAAGTTGTTTTCAATACCTCTATGACTGGCTACCAGGAAATCCTCACTGACCCATCTTACGCTGGGCAAATCGTAACGATGACCTATCCACTCATCGGTAATTATGGCACCAACAATGACGATATGCAGTCCCGCAGGGTCTGGGCGAGCGGTTTCGTCGTAAGGGAAGCTTGCCCCTTGCCATCAAATTTCCGAGCGGAAAATCGGCTTGAAGAGTTTCTCATAAAATGGGATGTAATAGGGGTTGAGGGCGTGGATACGAGGGAGCTCACTCGCAAATTGAGGTCTTATGGCGTAATGATGGGAGCAATTTCCTCGGAGATGGACCCTGATTCTCTCTTGGAATGGCTTTCCAATCAGCCTCGCTATGATGAGCAGGATTTCGTGAGAATCGTCACAACTCCTCAGCCCTATGAGTGGAAGGCAGAAGGTGAGGAGAGATTCCGATTAGCAATATTGGACTGCGGGGTTAAATACAATATACCGAAAATCCTTGCCTCTCTTGGCTGCACAAGCACGATTTATCCTGCCTTCACTTCTGCTGAGGAGATTCTCTCCGGAGGTTACGATGGCATCGTATTTTCCCCTGGTCCAGGCGACCCAGCAAAGCTCGGCTATGTAATAGAGACGATTAAAAAACTCTTGGGGAAGAAGCCGATTTTGGGAATTTGTTTGGGGAATCAGCTTTTGGGCTGGGCGCTTGGTGGCAGAACCTTCAAGTTGAAGTTCGGGCACAGGGGTGGGAATCATCCCGTTAAAGATTTGCGCACGGGTAGGGTACATATAACGAGCCAAAATCACGGCTATGCGGTTGACCCCGATTCAATAAAAGGCTCAGGCGCGATGGTATCCCATATAAATTTGAATGATGGGACGGTTGAGGGATTAATGCATCCTGAGTTGAAAATAATCTCCACCCAGTATCATCCTGAAGCGGCTCCCGGTCCAAGGGACAACATCTACATATTCAGGGAATTCTTGAAAATGATAGAGGGAGGATATGCCTAA
- the carB gene encoding carbamoyl-phosphate synthase large subunit: MPKRKDIKSVLVIGSGPIVIGQAAEFDYSGSQACRALREEGIRVILVNSNPATIMTDTEMADSVYIEPLTVEFLEKIIARERPDGLLPTLGGQTGLNLATQLYEEGILEKYGVQLLGTPITAIRDAEDREYFKRLMQRIGEPVPESVTVNDVESAVEFAKQMGFPLIIRPAYTLGGTGGGIAHNMEELREIVHRGLLLSMRKQVLVEKCVLGWKEIEYEVMRDANDNCITVCNMENLDPMGVHTGDSIVIAPSQTLSDEEYHMLRTASLKIIRALGVEGGCNIQFALDPKSFQYYVIEVNPRVSRSSALASKATGYPIARVASKIAIGLTLDEIPNKVTGKTMACFEPALDYVVVKIPRWPFDKFPTADREIGTQMKATGEVMSIGRTFEEALLKAVRSLEIGTYGLNIRGSASWGAMELEELISTPNDLRLFAIAEALRRKMPVEEIVALSNIDRWFIEKMKGIIEMEEKLKDVKGDKEKLKELLLPAKRMGFSDRWIGELVSMSEDDVRNLRHEMGIKPVYKMVDTCAGEFEAQTPYFYSTYERENESKKTGRRNVVVLGSGPIRIGQGIEFDYCSVHCVWALQKEGYEAILINNNPETVSTDFDTSDKLYFEPLTLEDVLNVVENEKPEGIIVQFGGQTPLNLARALAERGVKILGTSFQGIDIAEDRDLFEKLLRELDIPKPAGRAVESVEEAISVAREIGYPLLVRPSFVLGGRAMEIVSSEEELLRYITYAVSVSPEHPVLIDKYIRGLECEVDAVSDGEDVLIPGIMEHIERAGVHSGDSMAVYPPRSLSEEEKEKIIDYTTRIARALNVKGLINIQFVVANGIVYVIEANPRASRTIPYISKITGVPMVSLAVRAMLGEKLRDMGYGIGLYPEGEYIAVKAPVFSSAKLTGAEIVLGPEMKSTGEIMGIDKDFGKALYKAMVAAGIGVPRGGKIMATIADSDKEEAFPIIREFYERGFSIYATEGTAKFLQIHGIKAEKVKKIAEGSPNAIDLIKRGEIKLVLNTMSKDGKVERDGAKIRRAAVEHEVPCLTSLDTARALLLAMESEDGGFSCLPIDQYQPKRT, from the coding sequence ATGCCTAAAAGAAAGGATATAAAATCCGTTTTAGTTATAGGCTCTGGTCCGATTGTAATCGGGCAAGCGGCGGAGTTTGACTATTCGGGCTCGCAAGCTTGTAGGGCTTTGAGGGAAGAGGGGATAAGGGTGATTCTCGTGAACTCCAATCCTGCGACTATTATGACGGATACAGAGATGGCGGATAGCGTTTATATTGAGCCCTTGACGGTTGAGTTTTTGGAGAAAATTATCGCAAGGGAAAGACCAGATGGTCTCCTACCAACTTTGGGAGGTCAGACGGGTCTGAATTTAGCTACCCAGCTTTATGAGGAGGGGATACTGGAGAAATACGGAGTTCAGCTTCTTGGAACGCCGATAACCGCTATCAGGGATGCCGAGGATAGGGAATATTTCAAGAGGTTGATGCAGAGGATAGGAGAGCCTGTTCCGGAAAGCGTGACCGTGAACGATGTGGAATCAGCTGTTGAGTTCGCTAAGCAGATGGGCTTCCCCTTAATAATCAGACCGGCATATACGCTTGGAGGGACGGGAGGAGGGATTGCTCATAATATGGAGGAGTTGAGAGAGATAGTGCATAGGGGGCTCCTCCTTTCTATGAGGAAACAAGTGCTGGTTGAGAAATGCGTTTTGGGTTGGAAGGAGATAGAATACGAGGTAATGAGGGATGCAAACGACAATTGCATAACCGTTTGTAATATGGAGAACTTAGACCCAATGGGGGTTCATACGGGAGATAGCATAGTGATTGCTCCCTCTCAAACTCTCTCCGATGAGGAATATCATATGCTGAGGACCGCTTCGCTCAAAATAATAAGGGCTTTGGGAGTTGAGGGCGGATGTAACATACAGTTCGCTTTGGACCCGAAATCGTTCCAATATTATGTGATAGAGGTGAATCCCAGAGTATCTCGTTCGTCGGCGCTTGCTTCCAAAGCGACTGGTTACCCGATAGCGAGGGTTGCCTCAAAGATAGCCATTGGTCTTACCTTGGATGAGATTCCCAATAAAGTAACGGGTAAGACTATGGCCTGCTTTGAGCCAGCTCTTGATTATGTAGTTGTAAAGATTCCGCGCTGGCCTTTTGATAAGTTCCCCACAGCGGATAGGGAAATCGGCACACAGATGAAGGCGACTGGGGAGGTAATGAGTATAGGACGCACCTTTGAGGAGGCATTGCTCAAGGCTGTCCGCTCACTTGAGATAGGAACTTATGGGCTGAATATCAGAGGTAGCGCCAGCTGGGGAGCGATGGAGCTTGAGGAGCTGATAAGCACTCCCAATGACCTGAGGCTTTTCGCCATAGCGGAAGCCCTGAGGAGGAAGATGCCGGTTGAGGAGATAGTGGCACTATCTAATATAGACAGATGGTTCATTGAGAAGATGAAGGGAATTATTGAAATGGAGGAGAAATTGAAAGATGTGAAGGGAGATAAAGAGAAATTGAAGGAGTTGCTTCTCCCTGCAAAGAGGATGGGCTTTTCCGATAGGTGGATTGGCGAGTTGGTGAGTATGAGCGAGGATGATGTGAGGAATTTAAGGCATGAGATGGGGATAAAGCCCGTTTATAAGATGGTGGATACCTGTGCGGGTGAGTTTGAGGCGCAGACGCCCTATTTCTATTCAACCTATGAGAGGGAGAACGAAAGCAAGAAAACGGGGAGGAGGAATGTGGTTGTTTTGGGAAGCGGTCCCATAAGGATTGGGCAGGGGATAGAATTTGATTACTGTAGTGTTCACTGCGTTTGGGCTCTTCAGAAAGAGGGCTATGAAGCGATACTAATAAACAATAATCCCGAAACGGTATCAACAGATTTTGATACCTCTGATAAGCTTTACTTTGAGCCTCTGACCTTAGAGGATGTTTTAAATGTGGTTGAGAACGAGAAGCCAGAAGGGATAATAGTGCAATTCGGTGGGCAAACGCCCCTTAATTTGGCGAGAGCGCTCGCTGAGCGGGGAGTTAAAATACTTGGAACATCTTTCCAAGGCATAGATATAGCAGAGGATAGGGATTTATTTGAGAAGCTTCTCAGAGAGCTTGATATACCCAAGCCAGCAGGGAGGGCGGTAGAGTCGGTGGAAGAGGCAATTTCAGTAGCCCGGGAAATTGGTTATCCTCTTCTCGTGCGTCCCTCCTTCGTTTTGGGTGGGAGGGCTATGGAAATCGTCTCCAGCGAGGAGGAGCTTCTCCGCTACATAACTTACGCCGTTTCTGTCTCACCTGAACATCCCGTTTTAATAGATAAATACATTCGGGGATTGGAATGCGAGGTTGATGCGGTTTCCGATGGAGAGGATGTCTTGATTCCCGGCATAATGGAGCATATAGAGAGAGCAGGGGTGCATTCGGGTGATTCAATGGCTGTCTACCCACCTCGCTCCCTCTCCGAGGAGGAGAAGGAGAAGATAATAGATTATACGACTCGCATAGCGAGGGCATTGAATGTCAAGGGATTGATAAATATTCAATTCGTCGTTGCCAATGGCATTGTTTATGTTATTGAAGCCAATCCGCGTGCCTCCCGCACGATTCCCTACATCTCAAAAATCACTGGCGTTCCCATGGTCTCGTTGGCGGTGCGTGCTATGTTGGGAGAGAAGCTCAGGGATATGGGCTATGGCATAGGGTTGTATCCAGAAGGAGAATATATAGCGGTTAAGGCGCCGGTTTTCTCCTCAGCAAAGCTCACGGGTGCGGAGATAGTCTTAGGACCCGAGATGAAATCAACTGGGGAGATAATGGGGATAGATAAGGATTTCGGTAAGGCGCTATATAAGGCAATGGTGGCGGCTGGCATCGGCGTACCAAGGGGAGGGAAGATAATGGCAACGATAGCGGATAGCGATAAAGAGGAAGCTTTCCCGATAATTAGGGAATTTTATGAAAGGGGATTCTCAATATATGCTACGGAGGGAACCGCTAAATTTCTTCAAATCCACGGAATAAAGGCGGAGAAGGTGAAGAAGATCGCTGAGGGAAGCCCGAACGCGATAGATTTGATAAAGAGAGGGGAGATAAAATTAGTTCTAAATACTATGTCTAAGGATGGGAAAGTTGAAAGGGATGGGGCGAAGATAAGGAGGGCGGCGGTTGAGCATGAGGTTCCTTGCTTGACTTCTTTGGATACCGCGAGAGCATTGCTTTTGGCTATGGAGAGTGAGGACGGCGGTTTTTCCTGTCTTCCCATAGACCAATACCAGCCCAAGAGAACATAA